TTGTTTTGCCAGAACCATTGAAACCCACCAAACCGTGAATTTTTGCAGTTTCCAGTTGTAAGTTAAGCTGATCAATCACGCAATGTTTGCCGTAGTTGATTGTCAGGTTTTGTAGTTCGAGCATTTCTTATTTGTCAGATAGTTCGTTAAAGTCTTCAAATTAACAGAAAACTAAAATATAAAAAAACTACAAGTGATTGCTCATTGGAATCTACAAAGTGAAATCTTAAAAAATTTGAGTGATGATTTTTTATTGATATTTAGTCGGAATCGGATTCTCATCTTCTATGCACTGGCAAAAAGCATCCATTATATCATCAATTTGCTCAATAGTAGCTTGATCGACTACCTCTCCACTTTTACCTATTTTACCTTTCGCACCTTTTATGAGCAAAGTAGCCTCTTCGTTTACCTGCGCTTCTATGGTAGTTAAGATGAGTTTAAGTGATTCAAAAGCTTTTTCACCAGATGCAGCAGCCACAATTATTGCCACTGGTTTATTAGAAAATACAGTGGTTGATACATTCCATTCAATGGCGTTTTTCAAGCTACCGGGTAAGCTGAAAACATATTCAGGAGTGCAGAAAATTACCCCATCTGCCAGATTAATCTTTTCTCTAAAAGCCAAAACTTCTTGTGGTGTATTTATTTGAGATTGAATTGGGTTAAAGTGCGGAAGCTTATCGATACCATCAAAGATTTCGACTTCAAGCTGATCTTTAAAAGTGTTGGCGATGTATTTTAATAATGAAGTACTGGAAGACTCAAGATTAGTACTTCCAGAGATTGCTAGTATTTTCTTTGTTTGAGGCATTTTGAGGGTTAACTTTTTATTTGTAAAATGACATGCAAACTATAACCAACCTTCACGCTTTTTAAGTTCGGTTATGTGTGCCAAGTGATGATTGCAATGCCAAGCATACATGGCAATGGTATTGTCTAACCTGATTTCTTTACCATGTTCTGGGTGGATGTATTTCTTATTCAAATCTTCATCAGTGAGAGATTTAAGCAATACAACCCAACGGTCATGTAATCCATCCATTAAACTTAATGCCGGCTCGATAGGTATTTTGCTGTCTGCCAGTTCTGCCCAACGGTCTTCATAATAGGCCTTAAT
The window above is part of the Chondrinema litorale genome. Proteins encoded here:
- a CDS encoding NADPH-dependent FMN reductase gives rise to the protein MPQTKKILAISGSTNLESSSTSLLKYIANTFKDQLEVEIFDGIDKLPHFNPIQSQINTPQEVLAFREKINLADGVIFCTPEYVFSLPGSLKNAIEWNVSTTVFSNKPVAIIVAAASGEKAFESLKLILTTIEAQVNEEATLLIKGAKGKIGKSGEVVDQATIEQIDDIMDAFCQCIEDENPIPTKYQ
- a CDS encoding YfiT family bacillithiol transferase, which gives rise to MPEDKLRYPIGKFKWPRELTNELLAEHIADIESFPARIRKETASLSDEQLDTPYREGGWTVRQLVNHCSDSHMNSLIRFKWALTEDKPTIKAYYEDRWAELADSKIPIEPALSLMDGLHDRWVVLLKSLTDEDLNKKYIHPEHGKEIRLDNTIAMYAWHCNHHLAHITELKKREGWL